From Pseudomonas alcaligenes, a single genomic window includes:
- a CDS encoding metal/formaldehyde-sensitive transcriptional repressor, which translates to MAHTAKSQKQLLTRVRRIKGQAQALEKALEQESECAAILQQIAAIRGAVNGLMAEVLEGHIREHLGADDVSPQQRHEDLEQVVGVLRSYLK; encoded by the coding sequence ATGGCTCATACGGCTAAATCGCAAAAACAACTCCTGACTCGTGTGCGACGTATCAAGGGGCAGGCGCAGGCTTTGGAAAAGGCGCTGGAACAGGAAAGTGAATGCGCCGCGATTCTTCAGCAGATCGCCGCGATCCGGGGTGCGGTTAATGGGCTAATGGCTGAAGTGCTAGAGGGGCACATCCGCGAACACTTGGGGGCAGATGATGTTTCCCCGCAACAGCGGCACGAGGACTTGGAGCAAGTCGTTGGTGTACTCCGCTCCTACCTGAAGTAG
- a CDS encoding efflux RND transporter permease subunit: MIERLIHWSIGNRFLVLLATLFITALGLWSLRSTPLDALPDLSDTQVIIRTSFPGQAPQIIENQVTYPLATTMLSVPGAKTVRGYSFFGDSFVYVLFEDGTDLYWARSRVLEYLNQAQERLPEGVTTTLGPDATGVGWIYQYALVDRSGKHDLAQLRALQDWFLKYELKSLPNVAEVATLGGMVKQYQVVLDPQKLVAYGVTQQEIEAALKSANQETGGAILELAEREYMVRASGYLQSLEDFRNVPLRATASGVPVLLGQVATIQLGPEMRRGIAELDGHGEVVGGVVILRSGKNAQDTIQAVKAKLDALKASLPAGVEVVTTYDRSQLIKRAIDNLSYKLLEEFVVVALVCLIFLWHLRSSLVAIITLPLGILMAFIVMRYQGINANIMSLGGIAIAIGAMVDAAVVMIENAHKHIEAWKARNPDKQLHGEAHWRVIGEAAAEVGPALFFSLLIITLSFLPVFTLEAQEGRLFGPLAFTKTYAMAAAAGLSVTLVPVLMGYWIRGHIPSEQQNPLNRWLINAYRPVLEFVLAWPKATLAMALLVFLSSLWPLSRLGGEFLPPMDEGDLLYMPSALPGLPASKATQLLQQTNRMILTVPEVARVFGKAGRAETATDPAPLEMFETTVQFKPREQWRPGMTSEKLIEELDQAVKVPGLSNIWVPPIRNRIDMLATGIKSPIGVKVAGTSLADIERLTRDIEAVAKDVPGVSSALAERLTGGRYVDIQIDRLAAARYGLSIADVQSMVSGAIGGSNIGETVEGLARFPISLRYPREWRDSPEALRRLPILTATGQQITLGTVAQISLTDGPPMLRSENGRLSGWVYVDVRGRDLASTVRELQQRVTERVQLDAGMTVSYSGQFEFLERANARLTWVVPATLLIIFVLLNLTFSRFSEALLIMATLPFALSGGIWLLYWFGFNLSVATGVGFIALAGVSAEFGVIMLLYLKNAWHARVAAGRNDSAALLEAIREGAVLRVRPKVMTVAVIIAGLLPILWGGGAGSEVMKRIAAPMVGGMITAPLMSMLVLPAAFWLMRRHTKANGTPS, encoded by the coding sequence ATGATCGAGCGCCTGATTCACTGGTCGATCGGCAATCGCTTCCTGGTGCTGCTGGCGACCTTGTTCATCACCGCGCTGGGCCTCTGGTCGCTGCGCAGCACGCCGCTGGATGCACTGCCGGATCTGTCCGATACCCAGGTCATCATCAGAACCAGCTTTCCCGGCCAGGCGCCGCAGATCATCGAGAACCAGGTGACCTACCCGCTGGCCACCACCATGCTCTCGGTGCCGGGGGCGAAGACGGTACGCGGCTACTCGTTCTTCGGTGACTCCTTCGTCTACGTGCTGTTCGAGGACGGTACTGACCTCTACTGGGCGCGCTCGCGGGTACTGGAGTACCTCAACCAGGCCCAGGAGCGCCTGCCCGAGGGCGTAACCACTACCCTGGGGCCGGACGCCACCGGCGTGGGCTGGATCTACCAGTACGCCCTAGTCGACCGCAGCGGCAAGCATGACCTCGCCCAACTACGTGCGCTGCAGGATTGGTTTCTCAAATACGAGCTGAAGAGCCTCCCCAACGTCGCCGAGGTGGCCACCCTCGGTGGCATGGTCAAGCAGTACCAGGTCGTGCTCGACCCCCAGAAATTGGTGGCCTATGGCGTGACTCAACAAGAGATCGAGGCAGCCCTGAAGAGTGCCAACCAGGAAACCGGTGGTGCCATCCTGGAGCTGGCGGAGCGTGAGTATATGGTGCGAGCCTCAGGCTATCTGCAGAGTCTGGAAGACTTTCGCAATGTGCCGCTGCGGGCCACAGCAAGCGGGGTTCCGGTGCTGTTGGGCCAGGTGGCCACCATTCAACTTGGGCCGGAGATGCGCCGAGGCATTGCCGAGCTGGACGGCCACGGCGAAGTGGTCGGCGGCGTGGTCATTCTGCGCTCTGGCAAGAATGCCCAGGACACCATCCAGGCGGTGAAGGCCAAACTGGATGCCTTGAAAGCCAGCCTGCCCGCCGGCGTCGAGGTGGTTACCACCTATGATCGCTCCCAACTGATAAAGCGCGCCATCGACAACCTCAGCTACAAGCTGCTGGAAGAGTTCGTGGTGGTCGCCCTGGTTTGCCTGATCTTCCTCTGGCATCTGCGCTCGTCGCTGGTAGCGATCATCACCCTGCCCTTGGGCATCCTGATGGCCTTCATCGTCATGCGCTACCAGGGCATCAACGCCAACATCATGTCGCTTGGCGGCATCGCCATCGCCATTGGCGCCATGGTCGATGCCGCGGTGGTGATGATCGAGAACGCCCACAAGCACATCGAGGCCTGGAAGGCCCGTAATCCTGATAAACAGCTCCATGGCGAGGCGCACTGGCGGGTGATTGGCGAAGCCGCGGCCGAAGTCGGGCCAGCATTGTTCTTCAGCTTGCTGATCATCACCCTGTCCTTCCTCCCCGTCTTCACACTGGAGGCCCAGGAAGGCCGACTCTTCGGTCCGCTGGCCTTTACCAAGACCTATGCCATGGCGGCCGCTGCCGGACTATCGGTCACCCTGGTGCCGGTGCTGATGGGCTACTGGATTCGCGGGCATATCCCCAGCGAGCAGCAAAATCCTTTGAACCGCTGGCTGATCAATGCTTACCGGCCGGTGCTGGAGTTTGTTCTGGCCTGGCCCAAGGCCACGCTTGCTATGGCCTTGCTGGTCTTCCTCTCCAGCCTCTGGCCCCTCAGCAGACTGGGTGGCGAGTTCCTACCGCCCATGGACGAGGGCGATCTTTTGTATATGCCGTCGGCCCTGCCCGGCTTGCCTGCAAGCAAGGCAACACAACTGCTGCAGCAGACCAACCGGATGATCCTCACGGTGCCGGAAGTGGCGCGGGTGTTCGGCAAGGCCGGGCGGGCGGAAACCGCTACCGACCCAGCGCCGCTGGAGATGTTCGAGACCACGGTGCAATTCAAGCCGCGTGAGCAGTGGCGCCCGGGAATGACGTCGGAAAAGCTCATCGAGGAACTGGATCAGGCGGTGAAAGTTCCGGGGCTGTCCAACATCTGGGTTCCGCCGATTCGTAACCGCATCGACATGCTGGCGACGGGGATCAAGAGCCCGATTGGGGTCAAGGTTGCCGGCACCTCGCTGGCCGATATTGAGCGCCTCACCCGTGATATCGAAGCCGTGGCCAAGGATGTGCCCGGGGTAAGCTCCGCACTGGCAGAGCGCCTTACTGGCGGCCGTTACGTGGACATCCAGATCGATCGCCTGGCCGCAGCGCGCTATGGCCTGAGCATCGCCGACGTGCAGTCAATGGTGTCGGGGGCCATCGGCGGCAGCAACATCGGCGAAACGGTCGAGGGGCTGGCCCGCTTCCCGATTAGCCTGCGCTATCCCAGGGAGTGGCGGGACAGCCCGGAGGCTTTGCGGCGGTTACCGATTCTGACCGCGACGGGCCAGCAAATTACATTAGGGACTGTCGCCCAGATCAGCCTGACTGATGGTCCACCGATGCTGCGTAGCGAGAACGGGCGTCTCTCGGGCTGGGTCTATGTCGATGTCCGCGGCCGGGACCTGGCATCGACAGTGCGTGAGTTACAGCAGCGGGTCACCGAGCGCGTCCAACTGGACGCAGGCATGACCGTCTCCTACTCCGGTCAGTTCGAGTTCCTGGAACGCGCCAATGCCCGACTGACCTGGGTGGTACCGGCAACCCTGTTGATCATCTTCGTGCTGCTCAACCTGACCTTCAGCCGCTTCAGCGAGGCCTTGTTGATCATGGCCACCCTGCCCTTCGCCCTGTCGGGTGGTATCTGGCTGCTCTACTGGTTCGGCTTCAACCTGTCGGTGGCCACAGGGGTCGGCTTCATCGCCTTGGCCGGAGTCTCAGCCGAATTCGGGGTGATCATGCTGCTGTATCTGAAGAACGCCTGGCATGCACGCGTGGCTGCTGGGCGCAACGACTCTGCGGCACTGCTTGAGGCGATTCGCGAAGGCGCGGTGCTGCGTGTCAGGCCCAAGGTGATGACTGTGGCCGTGATCATCGCCGGGCTGCTGCCGATCCTGTGGGGAGGTGGCGCTGGCTCGGAGGTCATGAAGCGCATCGCCGCGCCCATGGTCGGAGGCATGATCACCGCACCACTGATGTCCATGCTGGTGTTGCCGGCCGCCTTTTGGCTGATGCGGAGACATACCAAAGCAAACGGTACCCCTTCATAG
- a CDS encoding sterol desaturase family protein, protein MMNNCLRFMIRWFSYPVIFGGTAGWMIWQLYEGLPYWPSTALIAVVGIILVAMLERLQPFRQSWLADHHDTLTDLLHLIVNLSVIQFTAAVLARLGDWVPDAARTFPTDLPLWCKLLIVAMVLDLSLYGMHRLSHYMPWLWHLHEPHHSAERLYWMNGERRHPLHAAIMAGPGLLVLFAMGTPSSLVATWFGILTVHLAFQHSNLDYSLGWMSNVIGVAETHRWHHKREFEDAQVNFGEFLLLWDHLFRTFYAGTDKLGDAQVGLQERDYPTAYGAQLVAPFKRMSQTRRTRNTHSARS, encoded by the coding sequence ATGATGAACAATTGCTTAAGATTCATGATCCGCTGGTTCAGCTATCCCGTCATATTTGGCGGTACGGCTGGCTGGATGATCTGGCAGCTATACGAGGGCTTGCCATATTGGCCCAGCACAGCCCTGATTGCCGTAGTCGGAATTATTCTGGTCGCCATGCTGGAGCGTCTACAACCGTTCCGTCAGAGCTGGCTTGCCGACCACCACGATACACTGACCGATCTGCTCCACCTGATCGTGAATCTGTCCGTCATCCAGTTCACCGCTGCGGTTCTGGCTCGGCTGGGCGATTGGGTGCCTGACGCTGCGCGTACCTTCCCAACGGATCTGCCGCTGTGGTGCAAGCTACTCATCGTAGCCATGGTTTTGGATCTCAGTCTCTACGGCATGCACCGACTCAGCCACTACATGCCTTGGCTATGGCACCTGCATGAACCCCATCACAGTGCAGAGCGACTTTACTGGATGAATGGCGAGCGTCGACATCCACTACACGCGGCGATCATGGCGGGCCCTGGACTCTTGGTGCTCTTCGCGATGGGAACACCTTCATCTCTCGTCGCAACCTGGTTTGGCATCCTGACAGTACATCTTGCATTTCAGCATTCCAATCTGGACTACTCGCTAGGCTGGATGAGCAATGTGATTGGCGTTGCTGAGACACACCGCTGGCACCACAAGCGTGAGTTTGAAGATGCTCAGGTTAACTTCGGCGAGTTCTTGCTCCTGTGGGATCACCTGTTTAGGACCTTCTACGCTGGAACAGACAAGCTCGGCGATGCCCAGGTAGGGCTACAAGAGCGTGACTACCCAACGGCATATGGGGCTCAACTGGTAGCTCCGTTTAAGCGGATGTCCCAAACTCGCCGGACTCGCAACACTCATTCGGCACGAAGCTAG
- a CDS encoding TolC family protein, which produces MSTFLFPRRGYLGVLAAAFWAAPWLAAQAQPLTFERAQALAEQSAPENLARQAQVESAQQAVGPADALPDPKLILGIDNLPIEGPDRYTLNRDSMTMRRIGLMQEVPNSDKRLARRQLAEASMTRAEAEQRAMQLEIKRQTALSWLDVYYAERSVGLFDQLEQQIDMLRSTVQSLIAGGSVQPGELLQADQEALALQDRRDELNRDVAIARAKLRRWIGNEADQPLTGNVPNLSLEAPHLHHRLAQHPDLRAASARVGEASAELDEAIAEKTPDWGVELAYNNRDNQFGDMVMVQFTFDLPMFVGTRQGPKINAKQQSVAQMEAEQEVLLRAHQAELESGLAELDQLRRTLTRTESTVIPLASKRSDLELAAYQAGNSQLTSVITAKRDLIEAQLRQIEQQRKLSQLSASLYYAYVEGLK; this is translated from the coding sequence ATGTCCACTTTCCTTTTCCCACGCCGTGGCTATCTCGGCGTGTTGGCTGCCGCATTCTGGGCAGCTCCCTGGCTTGCCGCGCAGGCGCAGCCCCTAACCTTCGAACGAGCCCAAGCTCTGGCCGAGCAGAGTGCCCCTGAGAACCTCGCGCGCCAGGCGCAAGTGGAATCGGCACAGCAGGCTGTAGGGCCCGCAGACGCCCTGCCCGATCCCAAGCTGATTCTAGGCATCGACAACCTGCCGATCGAAGGCCCTGACCGTTACACCCTGAATCGTGACTCCATGACCATGCGCCGCATTGGACTCATGCAGGAGGTCCCCAACAGCGACAAGCGTCTGGCCCGTCGCCAACTGGCCGAAGCCTCCATGACGCGGGCCGAAGCCGAGCAACGTGCCATGCAGTTGGAGATCAAGCGCCAGACGGCATTGAGCTGGTTGGATGTCTACTACGCCGAACGCAGTGTTGGCCTCTTCGATCAACTGGAGCAGCAGATCGACATGCTCCGCTCGACGGTGCAATCGCTGATCGCCGGCGGCAGCGTTCAGCCTGGTGAGCTGTTGCAGGCCGACCAAGAAGCTCTGGCACTGCAGGATCGGCGAGATGAGCTGAATCGCGATGTGGCGATCGCTCGGGCCAAGCTGCGGCGCTGGATCGGCAACGAGGCCGATCAACCTCTGACCGGCAACGTGCCCAACCTGAGCCTTGAAGCTCCGCATTTGCACCACCGCTTGGCTCAGCATCCCGACTTGCGAGCAGCATCGGCCCGGGTTGGCGAGGCCAGCGCTGAGCTGGACGAGGCGATCGCCGAGAAGACGCCTGACTGGGGTGTTGAGCTTGCCTACAACAACCGCGACAACCAGTTCGGCGACATGGTGATGGTGCAGTTCACCTTCGACCTTCCGATGTTTGTTGGCACCCGCCAGGGGCCCAAGATCAACGCCAAGCAGCAGAGCGTGGCGCAGATGGAAGCCGAGCAGGAAGTGCTGCTGCGGGCCCATCAGGCCGAGCTGGAAAGCGGCCTGGCTGAGCTTGACCAACTTCGCAGAACCCTGACGCGCACCGAAAGCACTGTGATCCCGCTGGCTAGCAAACGCTCTGATCTCGAACTGGCCGCCTACCAGGCCGGCAACAGCCAGCTGACATCCGTCATCACCGCCAAGCGCGATCTGATCGAGGCGCAGCTGCGGCAGATCGAACAGCAGCGCAAGCTGAGCCAGCTCTCCGCAAGCCTGTATTACGCGTATGTGGAGGGACTGAAATGA
- a CDS encoding efflux RND transporter periplasmic adaptor subunit, which yields MKVSAFGFAVAMLAVGIAAAGGGYWLAQRQAGHNVMPSSTQPNERKVLYWYDPMQPEQRFDKPGKSPFMDMELVPKYAGAAQESSALSVPAQAVQNLGMRTSKVVRGVLPSSIEAVGSLAYNQREVANLQARAGGFVERIYGRAPGDVLPAGTPLVDLLIPEWSAAQLEFLAVLLTGDTRLIAAGQERLRLLGMPQTLIEQVRRSGIPRAVQTLTTPISGELQALEVRAGMTVEAGQDLARVNGLSTVWLDAAIPEAMAGTVQIGADIRATLTAFPGQPLQGRIIALLPSADPQTRTVTVRSELPNPAGKLRPGMFASVSLNSGVEQPALLVPSEAVIRTGKRALVMLADGDGRYHPQEITLGREADGRLEVLSGLEEGQAVVTSGQFLIDSEASLQGVMASSAEQDSTKRLHESHGVIRALDAQQVTLEHGPFESLNMPGMTMAFPLASPEVAAGLEPGDRVRIGARQTDSGLLIELLSKEGGQP from the coding sequence ATGAAGGTTTCGGCATTTGGTTTTGCGGTCGCCATGCTGGCCGTTGGGATTGCGGCGGCAGGCGGTGGCTACTGGCTGGCCCAGAGGCAGGCCGGACATAACGTCATGCCAAGCAGCACGCAGCCGAATGAGCGCAAAGTGCTCTACTGGTACGACCCGATGCAGCCGGAGCAGCGCTTCGATAAACCGGGCAAATCACCCTTCATGGATATGGAACTTGTCCCCAAGTACGCGGGGGCTGCACAGGAGTCGTCTGCCCTGAGCGTGCCCGCTCAAGCCGTGCAAAACCTTGGGATGCGAACCTCAAAGGTGGTCCGCGGGGTACTTCCCTCCAGTATCGAAGCGGTCGGCTCTTTGGCCTACAACCAGCGCGAGGTGGCAAACCTCCAGGCCCGCGCTGGCGGATTCGTCGAGCGAATCTACGGGCGTGCTCCGGGCGATGTACTGCCCGCCGGCACGCCTCTCGTCGACCTCCTGATTCCCGAATGGTCCGCAGCCCAGCTGGAGTTCCTGGCGGTACTGCTCACCGGTGATACCCGCCTAATCGCCGCAGGCCAGGAACGACTGCGCCTGCTGGGCATGCCGCAAACGCTGATCGAACAGGTTCGACGCAGCGGCATACCACGAGCGGTGCAAACCCTCACCACACCTATCAGCGGCGAGCTCCAAGCCTTGGAGGTACGCGCTGGGATGACCGTCGAAGCCGGGCAGGATCTGGCGCGGGTCAATGGGCTGTCCACGGTCTGGCTCGATGCGGCGATACCCGAAGCAATGGCTGGAACGGTTCAAATTGGGGCCGATATCCGCGCCACCCTGACAGCCTTCCCTGGGCAACCGCTACAAGGCCGGATTATCGCCTTGTTGCCGAGTGCAGACCCGCAAACGCGTACGGTCACCGTGCGCAGCGAATTGCCCAACCCTGCTGGCAAGCTACGCCCCGGTATGTTTGCGTCCGTGAGCCTGAACAGTGGAGTCGAGCAGCCCGCGCTGCTTGTGCCAAGTGAGGCGGTAATCCGTACCGGCAAACGGGCACTGGTGATGCTGGCCGACGGCGACGGGCGCTACCACCCACAGGAAATCACCCTGGGCCGCGAAGCCGATGGACGCCTGGAGGTGTTGTCTGGCCTTGAGGAAGGACAGGCGGTCGTCACCTCTGGCCAGTTCCTGATCGATTCGGAAGCCAGCCTCCAAGGTGTCATGGCCAGCAGCGCGGAACAGGACAGTACGAAGAGGCTGCATGAGTCCCATGGCGTGATTCGCGCCCTGGATGCGCAGCAGGTCACCCTGGAGCACGGGCCCTTCGAGAGCCTGAACATGCCCGGCATGACCATGGCGTTTCCGCTGGCCAGCCCAGAGGTGGCCGCCGGCCTCGAGCCCGGGGACCGGGTGCGCATCGGTGCCCGGCAGACGGACTCCGGCCTGCTGATCGAGCTGCTCAGCAAGGAAGGAGGCCAGCCATGA
- a CDS encoding AraC family transcriptional regulator, with protein sequence MIASQSASWHGKAWVSPGFGVFLGQVGNHDWHRHMAHQITIGINHDLTVTTPGSHVTARAICIQAGVTHRIEAVEVISIYLDALSEEARAFTASTSILPIDVQSILSLQTLLATPCITAQKMRGAVRQFLNLTDLPIIDPRLQLVLEALNEPTNGRQELADLMHLSTTRFSHWFVEQTGLPLRSYRKWLRLVAALQLITAGQSLTGAAHAAGFSDSAHFSRTFRSLFGLDPSSALSQVSLSS encoded by the coding sequence GTGATTGCATCACAGAGCGCCAGCTGGCACGGCAAAGCCTGGGTATCTCCAGGTTTCGGGGTGTTTTTAGGGCAGGTAGGCAATCATGATTGGCACCGCCACATGGCTCACCAGATCACCATTGGTATCAACCACGACTTGACGGTGACTACACCTGGTAGCCACGTCACGGCCCGAGCCATTTGCATTCAAGCGGGCGTCACTCATCGAATCGAAGCAGTCGAGGTTATTTCGATTTACCTTGATGCACTTTCTGAGGAGGCACGGGCATTCACTGCCTCTACGAGCATCTTGCCTATCGATGTGCAAAGCATTTTGTCTCTGCAGACACTATTGGCAACTCCCTGTATCACCGCACAGAAAATGCGGGGAGCGGTTCGCCAATTTCTTAATCTCACCGATCTACCAATCATCGATCCACGGCTGCAACTTGTCCTGGAAGCCTTGAACGAGCCCACCAATGGCAGACAAGAACTGGCAGATCTGATGCACCTGTCGACGACTCGCTTTTCTCATTGGTTTGTTGAACAGACTGGCTTGCCATTGCGCAGCTACCGTAAGTGGCTTCGCCTGGTCGCTGCGTTACAACTCATTACTGCTGGCCAAAGTCTGACAGGGGCCGCCCATGCAGCAGGATTCTCGGATTCCGCGCACTTTTCTCGCACCTTTCGCAGCCTCTTTGGCCTCGATCCTTCTTCAGCTCTGAGCCAGGTCAGTCTCAGCAGCTGA